The stretch of DNA TACTCGGACGGCCAGTTTTCTTTTTTGGTAGCGGACGTTAGTGGAAAGAGCCTTCCTGCATCTATATTTATGGCAATGAGCTCTTCGATAATTAGAACATTATCCAGAAATCATGAACTAATACCTGAAGAAATTTTAAAAAGAGCCAACCAGCTTATTTACGAGCACTCACAATCCGGAATGTTTGTGACTCTTTTTTATATCCACTACAACCCGGCTAATTTTGAGTTGGAATTTGCCTCTGCGGGACACAACGATCAGCTATTGATTAAAAAAGATGGAAGCTATTCATGCTTGAAAGGGGTAGGTGCCCCACTTGGAGTTGTTCCGTTTACGAATTACAAAGGTGGAAAATTTAGAGTAGAGCCAGGGGATATTGTTGCTTTGTACACAGATGGGGCAATTGAAGAGAAAAATGAAAAAGATGAAGAATTTGGGTTAGACCGATTTGTTCAAGAAATTATTTCCAGAAAAAATAAGCATGTCCAAGAAATTGTAGAAGATATATATAAATTAGTAGATGAGTATTCAGGAGACAATGAACAATTTGATGACTTTACGGTATTGCTATTGAAATTTACCGATGACTATCAATTTATTAAAAAATTCTCTGCAAATACCGGAGAGATTCCCAAACTGAGAGAATTTGTGTATGATGCGATCAAGGTAAAGTCCCTAAACGAAAATCTAAGGGACGATATTTTATTAGCATGCGATGAGGCAGCCACCAACATAGTCCTTCACTCGTACAATGGCTTGCCTTCCAAAGGACTTTTCTTTGATTGTAAAATCAAATTTTCAGATGAATTCGTAAAAGTACTTTTTTCTAATTCGGGTAATCCATTCGATCGCTCAAAGGTCAAGCCTCCAAGTGTAGAAGCCAATATGGCAGGGGAAAGAAAGGGTGGTTTTGGAGTGTATTTGATTGAAAAATTAATGGATAAAGTCACCTATTATAAAGAAAATGGTTTAAATTATATACTAATTGAAAAAAAAATCAATTAATCGCCGGGTGAAAAAATGGAAATAATTCAAAGTGAAAAGAATGGATGTACAATTTTTTCTTTAGAAGGGAAAATGGATGTACATTTGGTTCATAAGATAGAAGAAGATTTTAATAAAAAGATCCAGTCTATGACCGGAGATGTTTTAATTTTAAATCTAGAAAAAGTTGAATACATTTCTTCATCGGCATTACGAATTTTTGTAAACGCCATGAAGATGTGTAAAGAGAAAGAAATCCAGCTTAGATTTTGTTCTTTGCAGCCTGCTGTAGTAAAGGTTTTAGAGCTTGTAGAGATGCTATCTTTATTTCAAGTTTACAAAGATTTAGACAGTGCAATTCGTGGTTGACAAACTATGAGGATCCCGCAAATACCCCCAAACCATTTTTGCTTTTAGCCAATGGAGATTGTACTTAAAATTTTGTATATATTTATTTGAAGATTGACTTTTTGCAAGCTACACCAATTATAAAAATCACTTTCCAAGAGACTAAATTCAAAAATACTGGAAAGCCAGTACCTAAATATTAAGAGGACTATATCATGGAAAAAGAAGAATATTCTTTAGAAAATCCTTTCATCGATTCTAATATTTCTAAACAAAAGGAAACAACCCGCAAAAAAGGGATTTATGAAGAAATCATTGAAATGGGTGAAGAGCTGATTGCAAAGCCCAAACTAAGTGGAGGAGTGGATCGGATACAAGTTCAACACTCTAAAGGCAGGATGACTGTTTGGGAAAGAATAAAGGTACTCACTGACGAAGAGCCAAATATTTTATACCAAAACTGGGGGCCAGGTCTCGACGGGGCATCTATTGTTACTGGAATTTTAAATATCAAAGGCAGAGATGTGGCTATTTACGGACACGACTTTACTCTTAGAGCAGGATCTATGGATGCCACGAATGGAAGTAAACTCGCAAGACTATTGTATATGGCCGGAGAGCACGGGATTCCTGTCATAGGGATGAATGATTCAGCAGGTGCTTATGTTCCTGCTGGCGTGGGAGGTCTTGACGGTTACAGTGAAGCGTTTACTGCACTTCGCAAAATAAGCGGAAAAGTTCCGAGTATCATGCTAATGTTCGGTTTTAATGCCGGTGGCGGGTCATACCTTCCAAGGCAAGGCTCGTTTATGATTCAGTGCGAGAATACTTTTTTTGGATTAACCGGGCCCGGTGTAGTCAAGTCTGTTCTTGGTGAAGATGTTACTGCGGATGATCTAGGGGGACCTAAGGTTCACGGTCAAAGTGGGGTAGTCGATCTGACTACCTCGGATGAGCTTGGATCGCTTAGGACTGCTTTGAGACTACTTAGCTATCTACCTGACAACAACCATTCTTTTGCTCCATTTCATCCTACCTCGGATCCATTGGATCGGTTTATTCACGAAGAAGATATTCTATTTCGCAAAACTTTCAATTCACCGACAGGATTAAACACTCCTTTCGATATTACAATTTATTTACAACAAATTTGTGATCACGGTGCGTATTTTGAACTTCAACCTCAAAGATCCAGAAATTTGGTAACTGCGTTTGGTAGGATTGGTGGGCACGTAGTTGCTTTTATGGCAAATAATTCTGCGGTCAGTTCCGGACAAATTGATATAAACGCCGCAAAAAAAGGAGCCAGATTTGTACGATTTGCAAACCTTTACAATATACCTGTAATATTTTTAGAAGATACTACTGGATTCTTACCGGGTAGAGATCAAGAGTCGGGTGGGATAGTATTAGAAGGAAGAAAACTTCTCGATTCGATTATTGATTTAAGAGTTCCAAGGATCACTCTAATTATTCGGAATGCTTTTGGAGGTGCTTACGCTACTTTCAATTCTTACTTTACCGGTGCAAGTATCGTATT from Leptospiraceae bacterium encodes:
- a CDS encoding STAS domain-containing protein, whose product is MEIIQSEKNGCTIFSLEGKMDVHLVHKIEEDFNKKIQSMTGDVLILNLEKVEYISSSALRIFVNAMKMCKEKEIQLRFCSLQPAVVKVLELVEMLSLFQVYKDLDSAIRG
- a CDS encoding acetyl-CoA carboxylase carboxyltransferase subunit yields the protein MEKEEYSLENPFIDSNISKQKETTRKKGIYEEIIEMGEELIAKPKLSGGVDRIQVQHSKGRMTVWERIKVLTDEEPNILYQNWGPGLDGASIVTGILNIKGRDVAIYGHDFTLRAGSMDATNGSKLARLLYMAGEHGIPVIGMNDSAGAYVPAGVGGLDGYSEAFTALRKISGKVPSIMLMFGFNAGGGSYLPRQGSFMIQCENTFFGLTGPGVVKSVLGEDVTADDLGGPKVHGQSGVVDLTTSDELGSLRTALRLLSYLPDNNHSFAPFHPTSDPLDRFIHEEDILFRKTFNSPTGLNTPFDITIYLQQICDHGAYFELQPQRSRNLVTAFGRIGGHVVAFMANNSAVSSGQIDINAAKKGARFVRFANLYNIPVIFLEDTTGFLPGRDQESGGIVLEGRKLLDSIIDLRVPRITLIIRNAFGGAYATFNSYFTGASIVFTLPTARIAVMGPAGKEYVYKDEISGINKDYSENMKKGMSETEAKSLRDSKLAELSMRYEKTLMNPKEALSLGSVSSVVMPGYTRSVLGRELNYLISHYKPEPMSGVQREFE